A stretch of Paracoccus sp. MA DNA encodes these proteins:
- a CDS encoding hybrid sensor histidine kinase/response regulator has product MFLRDDDPPARRVEKLTRIADVLVERIDRLEESRGSAWSMFQAAVALEQEVQVRTRELEQALADLSERNRELAVARASAEEANRSKTRFLRAASHDLLQPLSAAKLFLSALKDTPLDPLQRELTDRLSGAFESVEELMHAVLDISRLDSQRIEFQRKPVDLGELFRRLAVEYAPMAEAKGLRLSFAPTTAAVESDPTFLRRIAQNLVSNAIKYTDRGGVLVGVRKRGERAWLEIYDTGIGIAAPDRARIFDEFQRIGREGGGVPGMGLGLSIVRRACAKLGHPIAMDSEPGRGTVFRVSLPLVAPGVEPARPEGAGHGPYLRGRVALVVENDDAMRRALQLVLQDKLGMVARVSGGIAEALAQMGDEPPDVVIADYNLDNGDTGLEAIAALREAAGQAVPAIVVSARRAPELGASQRMGVPVLEKPVRPEDLQAMLQQMLA; this is encoded by the coding sequence ATGTTCCTGCGCGACGACGATCCCCCCGCCCGACGGGTCGAGAAGCTGACGCGCATCGCCGATGTGCTGGTCGAGCGCATCGACCGGCTGGAGGAAAGCCGCGGCTCGGCCTGGTCGATGTTCCAGGCCGCCGTGGCGCTGGAGCAGGAGGTGCAGGTCCGCACCCGCGAGCTGGAGCAGGCGCTGGCCGACCTGTCCGAGCGCAACCGCGAGCTGGCCGTGGCCCGCGCCTCGGCAGAGGAGGCGAACCGCTCCAAGACCCGCTTCCTGCGCGCCGCCAGCCACGACCTGCTGCAGCCGCTTTCGGCCGCCAAGCTGTTCCTTTCGGCGCTGAAGGACACGCCGCTCGACCCCTTGCAGCGCGAGCTGACCGACCGGCTGTCGGGAGCCTTCGAATCGGTCGAGGAGCTGATGCATGCGGTGCTGGACATCTCGCGCCTCGACAGCCAGCGCATCGAGTTCCAGCGCAAGCCCGTCGATCTGGGCGAGCTGTTCCGCCGCCTCGCCGTCGAATACGCGCCTATGGCCGAGGCCAAGGGGCTGCGGCTCAGCTTCGCGCCGACCACGGCCGCGGTGGAAAGCGACCCGACATTCCTGCGGCGGATCGCGCAGAACCTGGTCTCGAACGCGATCAAGTATACCGACCGGGGCGGGGTGCTGGTGGGCGTGCGCAAGCGCGGCGAGCGCGCCTGGCTGGAGATCTACGACACCGGCATCGGCATCGCCGCGCCCGACCGCGCCCGCATCTTCGACGAGTTCCAGCGCATCGGCCGCGAGGGCGGCGGCGTGCCGGGCATGGGGCTGGGCCTGTCGATCGTGCGCCGCGCCTGCGCCAAGCTGGGCCATCCTATCGCCATGGACAGCGAGCCGGGGCGCGGCACCGTGTTCCGCGTCAGCCTGCCGCTGGTCGCGCCGGGGGTCGAGCCGGCGCGGCCCGAGGGCGCCGGTCATGGCCCGTATCTGCGCGGCCGGGTGGCTCTGGTGGTCGAGAACGACGACGCCATGCGCCGCGCCCTGCAACTGGTGCTGCAGGACAAGCTGGGCATGGTCGCCCGCGTCTCGGGCGGCATCGCCGAGGCGCTGGCGCAGATGGGCGACGAGCCGCCGGACGTGGTGATCGCCGATTACAATCTCGACAACGGTGATACCGGGCTGGAGGCCATCGCCGCCCTGCGCGAGGCTGCGGGACAGGCGGTGCCGGCCATCGTCGTCTCGGCCCGCCGCGCGCCGGAACTGGGCGCAAGCCAGCGGATGGGCGTGCCGGTGCTGGAAAAGCCGGTCCGTCCCGAGGATCTGCAGGCCATGCTGCAGCAGATGCTGGCCTAA
- a CDS encoding SDR family oxidoreductase gives MDLGIRGKKGLVCAASKGLGRGCAEALAEAGVDLVINARGAEALQATAEEIAAKHGVSVTPVAADITTEAGRAAVLDALGGQADILVNNAGGPPPGSWTDWSREDFIKAIDANMLTAIALMQALVPGMMERGWGRVVNITSQSVRTPIAILGLSNTARAGLTGFVAGMSRQVAPHGVVVNNLLPGIHATDRADSLDSGVAKAEGIGVDEARRRREATIPTRSYGLPEDFGATCAFLCSQHARFIVGQNILLDGGASNISI, from the coding sequence ATGGATCTGGGGATCAGGGGCAAGAAGGGCCTTGTCTGCGCCGCGTCGAAGGGCCTGGGCCGGGGCTGCGCCGAGGCGCTGGCCGAGGCTGGGGTCGATCTGGTCATCAACGCCCGCGGCGCCGAGGCGCTGCAGGCCACGGCCGAGGAGATCGCGGCGAAACACGGCGTTTCGGTCACGCCGGTCGCCGCCGACATCACCACCGAGGCAGGCCGCGCCGCCGTGCTCGACGCGCTGGGCGGGCAGGCCGACATCCTGGTCAACAATGCCGGCGGCCCGCCGCCCGGCAGCTGGACCGACTGGTCGCGCGAGGATTTCATCAAGGCCATCGACGCCAACATGCTGACCGCCATCGCGCTGATGCAGGCGCTGGTGCCGGGCATGATGGAGCGCGGCTGGGGCCGGGTGGTCAACATCACCTCGCAATCGGTGCGCACGCCCATCGCCATCCTGGGCCTGTCGAACACCGCCCGCGCCGGGCTGACCGGCTTTGTCGCCGGCATGTCGCGGCAGGTCGCGCCGCATGGCGTGGTGGTGAACAACCTGCTGCCCGGCATCCATGCCACCGACCGGGCGGACAGCCTGGATTCCGGCGTCGCCAAGGCCGAGGGCATCGGCGTCGACGAGGCCCGCCGCAGGCGCGAGGCGACCATCCCGACCCGCAGCTACGGCCTGCCCGAGGATTTCGGCGCCACCTGCGCCTTCCTGTGCAGCCAGCATGCCCGCTTCATCGTCGGGCAGAACATCCTGCTGGACGGCGGGGCCTCGAACATCTCGATCTGA
- the gcvT gene encoding glycine cleavage system aminomethyltransferase GcvT, whose protein sequence is MAELRRTMLYDLHLSRGAKMVPFAGWEMPVQYPMGVLNEHLHTRAHAGLFDVSHMGQVILRGPGAAEALERLVPADIVGLAEGRQRYGLFTNDVGGILDDLMIANKGDHLLLVVNAACAEQDIAHLRRLEAAGISVEPVTDRGLLALQGPEAEAVLARLVPGAQAMKFMDVAEFDWQGATLWVSRSGYTGEDGFEISVPGDRAVALAEALLAEPEVAPVGLGARDSLRLEAGMPLYGHDMDASTLPGEAGLGWSIPKVRRAGGARAGGFPGAEAILQELAEGPARSRMGLRPEGRAPIREGVEIFDGAEGCAAIGTVCSGGFGPSVGGPVAMAVLPAGLVPGATLWAELRGKRIPVTITPLPFHKPSYKR, encoded by the coding sequence ATGGCCGAGCTTCGGCGCACGATGCTATACGACCTGCACCTTTCGCGCGGCGCGAAGATGGTGCCCTTTGCCGGCTGGGAGATGCCGGTGCAATATCCGATGGGCGTGCTGAACGAGCACCTGCACACCCGCGCCCATGCCGGCCTGTTCGACGTCAGCCACATGGGCCAGGTGATCCTGCGCGGCCCGGGCGCGGCCGAGGCGCTGGAGAGGCTGGTGCCCGCCGATATCGTCGGGCTGGCCGAGGGTCGGCAGCGTTACGGCCTGTTCACCAATGACGTGGGCGGCATCCTCGACGACCTGATGATCGCCAACAAGGGCGACCACCTGTTGCTGGTGGTGAACGCCGCCTGCGCCGAACAGGACATCGCCCATCTGCGCCGGCTGGAAGCCGCCGGCATCTCGGTCGAGCCGGTGACGGATCGCGGGCTGCTGGCCCTGCAGGGCCCCGAGGCCGAGGCGGTGCTGGCGCGGCTGGTGCCCGGCGCCCAGGCGATGAAGTTCATGGACGTGGCCGAGTTCGACTGGCAGGGCGCGACGCTCTGGGTCAGCCGCTCGGGCTATACCGGCGAGGACGGGTTCGAGATTTCCGTGCCCGGGGACCGCGCGGTCGCGCTGGCCGAGGCGCTGCTGGCCGAGCCCGAGGTCGCGCCCGTCGGGCTGGGCGCCCGCGACAGCCTGCGGCTGGAGGCGGGGATGCCGCTTTACGGCCATGACATGGATGCCTCGACCCTGCCGGGCGAGGCCGGGCTGGGCTGGTCGATCCCCAAGGTCCGCCGTGCGGGCGGCGCGCGCGCGGGCGGTTTCCCGGGCGCCGAGGCGATCCTGCAGGAACTGGCCGAAGGCCCCGCCCGCAGCCGCATGGGCCTGCGCCCCGAGGGCCGTGCGCCCATCCGCGAGGGGGTCGAGATCTTCGACGGGGCCGAGGGCTGCGCGGCGATCGGCACGGTCTGCTCGGGCGGCTTCGGCCCCTCGGTCGGCGGGCCGGTTGCCATGGCGGTCCTGCCCGCCGGGCTTGTCCCCGGCGCGACCCTTTGGGCCGAATTGCGCGGCAAGCGCATTCCGGTGACGATTACTCCGCTTCCCTTCCACAAACCGAGCTACAAGCGCTGA
- the gcvH gene encoding glycine cleavage system protein GcvH has translation MLKYTEDHEWLKQDGDEIVVGITAHASEQLGDVVFIELPEVGREVEAGEEIVVIESVKAASDIVAPVAGVITAVNEALPDAPGAVNEDPMAAWFFRIKPASVDLSGFMDEAGYQALIG, from the coding sequence ATGCTGAAATACACCGAAGACCACGAATGGCTGAAACAGGACGGCGACGAGATCGTCGTCGGCATCACCGCCCATGCCAGCGAGCAGCTGGGCGATGTCGTCTTCATCGAGCTGCCCGAGGTCGGGCGCGAGGTCGAGGCGGGCGAGGAGATCGTGGTGATCGAATCGGTCAAGGCCGCCTCGGACATCGTGGCCCCGGTCGCCGGCGTGATCACCGCCGTCAACGAGGCGCTGCCCGACGCGCCCGGCGCGGTGAACGAGGACCCGATGGCGGCCTGGTTCTTCCGCATCAAGCCGGCCTCGGTCGACCTGTCCGGCTTCATGGACGAGGCGGGCTATCAGGCGCTGATCGGCTGA
- the gcvP gene encoding aminomethyl-transferring glycine dehydrogenase, whose product MGKWTPTDYNPDDFANRRHIGPSPAEMAAMLKVVGAETLEELIGQTVPASIRQAEALDWPALSEAELLQRMREVAAKNQVMTSLIGQGYYGTVTPPAIQRNILENPAWYTAYTPYQPEIAQGRLEALLNFQTMVADLTGLPVANASLLDEATAAAEAMAMAQRAAKSKARAFFVSENLHPQTVAVIETRAAPLGIEIVRGRQCDPSQVFGAIFQYPGTFGEIRDYTAEIAALHAAGAVAIMATDLLALCVLKEPGAMGADIAIGSAQRFGVPMGYGGPHAGFMACRDEMKRAMPGRIVGVSIDAKGNQAYRLSLQTREQHIRREKATSNVCTAQALLAVMASFYAVFHGPVGLRAIAQRVHLNAVTLADALRAAGAEVQPEAFFDTITVRVGVGQAGILAAARHRGINLRKVGRDRVGISVDETTDADVIARVLDAFGITDPAAPAKVPAIPEALIRESDYLTHPVFHMNRAESEMMRYMRRLSDRDLALDRAMIPLGSCTMKLNAAAEMMPITWPEFGALHPFAPEDQAAGYHEVFADLTEKLCAITGYDAFSLQPNSGAQGEYAGLLTIAAYHESHGEDRDICLIPVSAHGTNPASAQMAGMKVVVVKSAPNGDIDLEDFADKAAKAGDRLAAVMITYPSTHGVFEDTVREVCRITHEHGGQVYIDGANMNALVGLVKPGEIGGDVSHLNLHKTFAIPHGGGGPGMGPIGVKAHLAPFLPADPREGSGAVSAAPWGSASILLISWAYILMMGGAGLTQATRVAILNANYVASRLAGAYPVLFMGNRGRVAHECILDTRPFQEHGVTVDDIAKRLIDNGFHAPTMSWPVAGTLMVEPTESETKAEIDRLITAFLAIRDEITEIAQGRISAEASPLRHAPHTVEDLVADWDRAYSREQGCFPPGAFRVDKYWPPVGRVDNAYGDRNLVCTCPPLEDYAEAAE is encoded by the coding sequence ATGGGTAAATGGACCCCGACCGACTATAATCCCGACGATTTCGCCAATCGCCGTCACATCGGGCCTTCTCCGGCCGAGATGGCGGCGATGCTGAAGGTCGTGGGCGCCGAGACGCTGGAGGAGCTGATCGGCCAGACCGTCCCGGCGAGCATCCGGCAGGCCGAGGCCCTGGACTGGCCGGCGCTGTCCGAGGCGGAGCTGCTGCAGCGCATGCGCGAGGTGGCGGCGAAGAACCAGGTCATGACCAGCCTGATCGGGCAGGGCTATTACGGCACCGTGACGCCGCCGGCGATCCAGCGCAATATTCTTGAGAACCCGGCCTGGTATACCGCCTATACCCCCTATCAGCCCGAGATCGCCCAGGGCCGGCTGGAGGCGCTGCTGAACTTCCAGACCATGGTCGCGGACCTGACCGGGCTGCCGGTGGCCAATGCCAGCCTGCTGGACGAGGCGACCGCCGCCGCCGAGGCCATGGCCATGGCGCAGCGCGCGGCGAAGTCCAAGGCCCGCGCCTTCTTCGTCAGCGAGAACCTGCACCCGCAGACCGTCGCCGTGATCGAGACCCGCGCCGCGCCCTTGGGCATCGAGATCGTCCGCGGCCGGCAATGCGACCCCTCGCAGGTCTTCGGCGCCATCTTCCAGTATCCCGGCACTTTCGGCGAGATCCGGGACTACACCGCCGAGATCGCGGCGCTGCATGCGGCGGGCGCGGTGGCGATCATGGCCACCGACCTTCTGGCGCTTTGCGTGCTGAAGGAGCCGGGCGCCATGGGCGCCGACATCGCCATCGGCTCGGCCCAGCGGTTCGGCGTGCCCATGGGCTATGGCGGGCCGCATGCCGGCTTCATGGCCTGCCGCGACGAGATGAAGCGCGCCATGCCGGGGCGGATCGTCGGGGTTTCCATCGACGCCAAGGGCAACCAGGCCTATCGCCTGTCGCTGCAGACCCGCGAGCAGCATATCCGGCGCGAGAAGGCGACCTCGAACGTCTGCACCGCCCAGGCGCTGCTGGCGGTGATGGCGAGCTTCTATGCCGTGTTCCATGGGCCGGTGGGCCTGCGCGCCATCGCCCAGCGGGTGCATCTGAACGCGGTGACGCTGGCCGATGCGCTGCGCGCCGCCGGGGCCGAGGTGCAGCCCGAGGCCTTCTTCGACACCATCACCGTGCGGGTGGGCGTGGGGCAGGCGGGCATCCTCGCCGCCGCCCGCCATCGCGGCATCAACCTGCGCAAGGTCGGGCGCGACCGGGTCGGCATCTCGGTCGACGAGACCACGGATGCGGATGTGATCGCCCGGGTGCTGGACGCTTTCGGCATCACCGATCCGGCCGCGCCGGCCAAGGTGCCGGCGATCCCCGAGGCGCTGATCCGCGAAAGTGACTACCTGACCCATCCGGTCTTTCACATGAACCGGGCGGAATCCGAGATGATGCGCTATATGCGCCGCCTGTCGGACCGCGACCTGGCGCTGGACCGGGCGATGATCCCGCTGGGCAGCTGCACGATGAAGCTGAACGCGGCGGCCGAGATGATGCCGATCACTTGGCCGGAATTCGGCGCGCTGCATCCCTTTGCGCCCGAGGACCAGGCCGCCGGCTATCACGAGGTCTTTGCCGACCTGACCGAGAAGCTGTGCGCCATCACCGGCTATGATGCGTTTTCGCTGCAGCCGAACAGCGGCGCGCAGGGGGAATATGCCGGGCTTCTGACCATTGCCGCCTATCACGAGTCGCACGGCGAGGATCGCGATATCTGCCTGATCCCGGTTTCCGCCCATGGCACCAACCCGGCCAGCGCGCAGATGGCGGGGATGAAGGTCGTGGTGGTGAAATCGGCCCCGAACGGCGATATCGACCTGGAGGACTTCGCCGACAAGGCCGCGAAGGCCGGCGACAGGCTGGCGGCGGTGATGATCACCTATCCCTCGACCCATGGCGTCTTCGAGGACACCGTGCGCGAGGTCTGCCGCATCACCCATGAGCATGGCGGCCAGGTCTATATCGACGGCGCCAACATGAACGCGCTGGTCGGTCTGGTGAAGCCGGGCGAGATCGGCGGCGATGTCAGCCACCTGAACCTGCACAAGACCTTTGCCATCCCGCATGGCGGCGGCGGTCCTGGCATGGGGCCGATCGGGGTCAAGGCGCATCTGGCGCCCTTCCTGCCCGCCGACCCGCGCGAGGGTTCGGGGGCGGTCTCGGCGGCGCCCTGGGGCAGCGCCTCGATCCTGCTGATCTCCTGGGCCTATATCCTGATGATGGGCGGGGCGGGGCTGACTCAGGCGACGCGGGTCGCGATCCTGAACGCGAACTATGTCGCCAGCCGGCTGGCCGGGGCCTATCCGGTGCTGTTCATGGGCAATCGGGGCCGGGTGGCGCATGAATGCATCCTGGACACCCGGCCGTTCCAAGAGCATGGCGTGACCGTCGACGACATCGCCAAGCGGCTGATCGACAACGGCTTCCACGCCCCCACCATGAGCTGGCCGGTCGCCGGCACGCTGATGGTCGAGCCGACGGAATCGGAGACCAAGGCCGAGATCGACCGGCTGATCACCGCCTTCCTGGCGATCCGCGACGAGATCACCGAGATTGCCCAGGGCAGGATCAGCGCCGAGGCCTCGCCGCTGCGCCATGCCCCGCATACGGTCGAGGACCTGGTCGCCGACTGGGACCGGGCCTATTCGCGCGAGCAGGGCTGCTTCCCGCCGGGAGCGTTCCGGGTGGACAAGTACTGGCCTCCGGTCGGGCGGGTGGACAATGCCTATGGCGACCGCAATCTGGTCTGCACTTGCCCGCCGCTCGAGGATTACGCCGAGGCGGCCGAGTGA
- a CDS encoding DUF6538 domain-containing protein: MGITKDRGYWYFVKRVPKRFAHVDPRQKVTRALWTDSEREARIKAAAVEAEVMAYWEALAAGQADDAAAAYEAARRLAQARGFPYRPAAELAAGTIDNLLTRLEALIRSDGTFAPLAEASALLGAMDKPPVSITAALGRVDKRDSSGSRPMIQAHLYVGDELGTQPDIRR, translated from the coding sequence ATGGGCATCACCAAGGATCGCGGTTACTGGTATTTCGTGAAACGGGTGCCCAAAAGGTTCGCCCATGTCGATCCCCGGCAGAAGGTGACGCGGGCGCTCTGGACCGACTCCGAACGCGAGGCGAGGATCAAAGCCGCAGCGGTCGAGGCCGAAGTCATGGCCTATTGGGAAGCCTTGGCAGCCGGCCAAGCCGATGATGCGGCTGCCGCCTATGAGGCGGCGCGGAGGCTGGCGCAGGCGCGCGGGTTTCCTTACCGCCCGGCGGCGGAACTGGCAGCCGGGACGATTGACAACCTGCTCACGCGGCTTGAGGCGCTTATCCGCTCCGATGGGACCTTCGCGCCTCTGGCGGAAGCCTCTGCCCTTCTCGGCGCAATGGACAAGCCCCCCGTCTCGATCACGGCGGCGCTAGGTCGTGTTGACAAAAGGGATTCCTCTGGCAGTCGTCCTATGATTCAAGCTCATCTCTACGTGGGAGATGAACTTGGCACGCAACCTGATATCCGACGATGA
- a CDS encoding IS5 family transposase (programmed frameshift) encodes MNLARNLISDDEWTFFEGFIRAVRHPNGRKPADHRLVLNGIFWIARTGAPWRDLPEEFGKWSSVYRQFRRWTLAGLWEDILDALNHAGIAPDKLQMVDSTVIRAHHHAAGAKGGPPKEALGRSRGGFSTKIHLRVNGAGLPMRTEITPGQDSDYTGYDMVMADNLPQPAVLVADRGYDSDKIREDIESRNALPMIPMRRNRRVRKAVDMTIYTLRNMVERCFNKLKNSRRLATRYDKTAESFLGFVDVACIRLWLRHLST; translated from the exons ATGAACTTGGCACGCAACCTGATATCCGACGATGAGTGGACCTTCTTCGAGGGCTTCATTCGTGCCGTCCGGCACCCTAACGGGCGGAAACCTGCGGACCATCGTCTTGTTCTGAATGGTATATTCTGGATCGCAAGGACTGGTGCGCCATGGCGCGATCTGCCCGAAGAGTTTGGCAAGTGGTCCTCGGTCTACCGTCAGTTCCGCCGCTGGACTTTGGCGGGACTGTGGGAGGATATCCTGGATGCGCTGAACCACGCTGGGATCGCGCCAGACAAGCTCCAGATGGTTGATAGCACTGTGATCCGCGCCCATCATCATGCGGCGGGCGCAAAAGGGGGAC CTCCGAAAGAGGCTCTTGGCCGTTCGAGAGGTGGCTTCTCGACCAAGATCCATCTCCGCGTCAACGGCGCAGGCCTCCCGATGAGGACCGAGATCACGCCGGGGCAGGATTCCGACTACACCGGCTATGATATGGTGATGGCCGACAACCTGCCGCAACCAGCAGTTCTGGTCGCCGACAGGGGCTATGACTCTGATAAAATTCGGGAAGACATCGAGAGCCGCAACGCCCTGCCCATGATACCGATGCGAAGGAACCGAAGGGTGCGCAAGGCTGTCGACATGACCATCTACACCCTGCGCAACATGGTCGAGCGCTGCTTCAACAAGCTGAAAAATAGCCGCCGCCTTGCAACCCGCTACGACAAAACCGCCGAAAGCTTCCTTGGCTTCGTCGACGTCGCCTGCATCAGGCTCTGGCTCCGCCATTTGTCAACATGA
- a CDS encoding HNH endonuclease — protein MNQIETERYDHIVPLARFGANDITNIQLLCEPCNLKKSAKDVSVSPLYPRAILPD, from the coding sequence GTGAACCAGATTGAGACGGAACGATACGATCATATTGTTCCATTAGCTAGGTTCGGAGCCAATGACATTACGAACATCCAACTTCTCTGCGAGCCCTGCAATCTCAAGAAGTCGGCCAAAGATGTGTCGGTTTCGCCCCTGTATCCTAGAGCTATCTTGCCAGACTAA
- a CDS encoding site-specific DNA-methyltransferase — MTLSFAPDAIETWPLSRLQPYAKNAKAHGADQVAKIAASMAEFGWTVPCLVGEDGELIAGHGRVLAATQLGLTEAPVIVLGHLTEAQRRAYRIADNKLTELGTWDEALLSAELNDLLAEDFDLSLVGFSDGELDKLLAYVAEDDGEESGTGGSVPPVTIPEPPRNPASRTGDLWILGDHRLLCGDSTSAADVRRLMNGERAVLFATDPPYLVDYDGSNHPTRNKDWSQSYGVTWDDSSQGAELYDGFIAAAVAEAITDDAAWYCWHASRRQAMLEACWEKAGAFVHQQIIWVKDRGVLTRSHYLWKHEPCFMGWRRPNRPPKVAEQTLPSTWELPSFAKDDRPDHPTPKPLDAFGIPMRQHVARGGLCYEPFSGSGSQIMAGEANGRRVFAMEISSAYVDVAVERWQAETGRDAILDGDCRTFAEVRTERLGDDDTVPSAMTNVDAEPEPARKRKTAV, encoded by the coding sequence ATGACGCTGAGCTTCGCCCCGGACGCGATCGAGACCTGGCCGCTCTCGCGCCTGCAGCCCTACGCGAAGAACGCGAAGGCGCATGGCGCGGACCAGGTCGCCAAGATCGCCGCCAGCATGGCCGAGTTCGGCTGGACCGTGCCGTGCCTCGTGGGCGAGGACGGGGAACTGATCGCAGGCCACGGACGCGTGCTGGCCGCGACGCAGCTCGGGCTGACCGAGGCGCCGGTGATCGTGCTGGGGCATCTGACCGAGGCGCAGCGGCGGGCTTACCGGATTGCGGACAACAAGCTGACGGAACTCGGCACCTGGGACGAGGCGCTGCTGTCGGCAGAACTGAACGATCTGCTGGCCGAAGACTTCGACCTGTCGCTGGTCGGGTTTTCCGATGGCGAACTGGACAAGCTGCTGGCCTACGTCGCGGAAGACGACGGTGAAGAAAGTGGCACCGGGGGCTCCGTGCCGCCGGTGACCATCCCCGAACCGCCGCGCAATCCGGCGTCGCGCACCGGAGATCTCTGGATCCTCGGCGATCACCGGCTGCTCTGCGGCGACAGCACCAGCGCAGCCGACGTGCGCCGTCTGATGAACGGAGAGCGCGCGGTGCTGTTCGCGACCGATCCGCCGTATCTGGTGGATTACGACGGCTCGAACCACCCGACGCGGAACAAGGACTGGTCGCAGTCCTATGGCGTGACCTGGGACGACAGTTCACAGGGGGCTGAACTCTACGACGGCTTCATCGCGGCGGCCGTTGCCGAAGCGATCACGGACGACGCCGCCTGGTATTGCTGGCACGCCTCCCGCCGCCAGGCGATGCTGGAAGCGTGCTGGGAGAAGGCAGGAGCTTTCGTCCACCAGCAGATCATCTGGGTGAAAGATCGCGGCGTCCTGACCCGATCGCACTACCTCTGGAAGCACGAACCCTGTTTCATGGGCTGGCGTCGCCCGAACCGGCCGCCGAAGGTGGCCGAGCAGACGCTGCCATCGACATGGGAATTGCCGTCCTTCGCCAAGGACGACCGCCCCGACCATCCGACGCCGAAGCCGCTGGACGCCTTCGGGATCCCGATGCGCCAGCACGTCGCGCGAGGCGGCCTCTGCTACGAGCCCTTCTCGGGCTCCGGCTCGCAGATCATGGCGGGCGAGGCCAACGGCCGCCGCGTCTTCGCGATGGAGATCAGTTCGGCCTATGTCGATGTCGCCGTGGAACGCTGGCAGGCCGAGACCGGCCGCGACGCGATCCTCGATGGCGATTGTCGGACCTTCGCTGAGGTGAGGACCGAGCGGCTGGGCGACGACGATACCGTGCCCTCGGCAATGACCAACGTCGACGCCGAACCCGAACCTGCTCGAAAGCGCAAGACCGCAGTATGA
- a CDS encoding DUF6362 family protein has translation MADREWTAECVADHFEEAFRTLRKLPPVKAQGYFNTWPDIVRTSREIAAMEPQPMRVWPSAAAITRLEQTFDWVLWIEEAERKLVWSRAARVPWKQISGELGCDRTTAWRRWQLALTKIAARLNAQ, from the coding sequence ATGGCTGATCGCGAATGGACCGCCGAGTGCGTCGCCGATCATTTCGAGGAGGCGTTCCGCACCCTGCGCAAGCTGCCGCCGGTGAAGGCGCAGGGCTACTTCAACACCTGGCCCGACATCGTGCGGACCAGCCGCGAGATCGCGGCGATGGAACCCCAGCCGATGCGGGTCTGGCCCTCGGCCGCCGCGATCACCCGGCTCGAGCAGACCTTCGACTGGGTGCTCTGGATCGAGGAGGCGGAGCGCAAGCTGGTCTGGTCGCGCGCCGCCCGCGTGCCATGGAAGCAGATCAGCGGCGAGCTGGGGTGCGACCGCACGACCGCCTGGCGTCGCTGGCAGCTGGCGCTGACCAAGATCGCTGCGCGCCTGAATGCGCAGTGA